Proteins found in one Quercus robur chromosome 2, dhQueRobu3.1, whole genome shotgun sequence genomic segment:
- the LOC126714407 gene encoding receptor-like protein kinase FERONIA, whose amino-acid sequence MDNTYLSTTLRPCLKSLYFVFLLHHLANTVDGGDSPSPYIPVDNIILNCGSSDNSTALDGRTWTGDVNSKFFPQDLAQNQASLAKDSLKQSSSASQVPYTTARLSDSAFTYIFPATPGQKFVRLYFYPASYGNFDRSKAIFSVKTGHFTLLSNFIASVTADADGDPGDTILREFCVNIEEDERLNLTFTPSDSNSFAFVNGIEILSMPPYLYYTPSNDEGFPFIGQQNQYLIGNRTALEMEYRINVGGQSITPSEDTGMFRSWSPDNMYLTEDRISPLPINTTIELQFTKIPAYTAPQDVYRSARTMGMNKTINKSYNLTWEFSVDSGFVYLVRLHFCEFQPEIIAMHDRVFLIFIANQTAETKANVMNWAGSNGVPVYKDYAVSMFGKENQKKMNLSIALKANPDDDATYFSDAILNGLEVFKVSDSNGNLAGPNPDPLPLTPPTTVPQRQSTKSKKNNTVTIIAVVSGGVAGFIVLSILGFLILRRAKRAKDSSSSDGTTRWGPFSFTTTTKSTKTRASSLPSDMCRYFTLAEIKAATKDFDNAYIIGVGGFGDVYKGYIDNGTTAVAIKRLKPGSQQGAHEFETEIRMLSQLRHLHLVSLIGFCNEGKEMILVYDYMAHGTLRDHLYNTNNPPLSWKQRLQICIGAARGLNYLHTGAKQTIIHRDVKTTNILLDENWMANVSDFGLSKFGPTGISKAHVSTVVKGSFGYLDPEYYRRQQLTEKSDVYSFGVVLFEVLCARPPIVRTVDKKQVSLAEWARQCCRNGKLDHIVDQFLKGKIAPECLKKFGEIAVSCLLDNGTERPSMNDVVWGLEFALQLQECAEKDSRLDLVDIEMEDDQKAFMPKSTMIDSDEMFSSSIGQVSSTTSDSSVNVISREFGGFAFKESDRLMSSGAVFSEIVNPRGR is encoded by the coding sequence ATGGACAACACATATCTTTCGACCACACTCCGACCATGTTTGAAATCTCTTTACTTCGTCTTCTTACTGCACCACTTGGCCAACACCGTAGACGGTGGTGACTCTCCATCTCCTTATATACCAGTCGATAATATTATCCTTAACTGTGGCTCCTCTGACAATTCGACTGCATTAGATGGTCGGACCTGGACTGGAGATGTCAATTCAAAATTCTTCCCTCAAGACCTAGCACAAAACCAGGCCTCTCTAGCCAAAGACTCACTTAAGCAATCCTCATCTGCTTCCCAAGTACCCTATACCACAGCCCGCTTGTCTGACTCCGCATTCACCTACATATTCCCAGCCACTCCCGGCCAAAAATTTGTTCGACTATATTTCTATCCAGCTTCGTACGGCAATTTCGACCGCTCTAAAGCCATCTTCTCTGTCAAAACTGGACATTTTACTCTTCTTAGCAACTTTATCGCTTCAGTTACCGCTGACGCCGATGGCGATCCTGGTGATACCATATTGAGAGAATTCTGTGTCAACATCGAGGAAGATGAGAGGCTGAATTTAACCTTCACTCCAAGCGATTCCAATTCGTTTGCTTTTGTCAACGGAATTGAAATCTTGTCCATGCCTCCTTATCTCTATTACACTCCGTCTAACGATGAAGGGTTCCCTTTCATCGGCCAGCAGAACCAGTACCTCATCGGTAACAGAACTGCTCTCGAGATGGAATACAGAATAAATGTTGGAGGGCAGTCCATCACACCCAGTGAAGATACAGGAATGTTCCGGAGCTGGAGTCCGGACAACATGTACTTGACAGAAGATAGAATTTCACCTCTACCTATTAACACAACTATTGAACTGCAGTTTACCAAAATACCAGCTTACACTGCACCGCAAGATGTCTATCGGTCTGCCCGGACCATGGGAATGAACAAAACTATCAATAAGAGCTACAATCTCACTTGGGAATTTTCCGTAGATTCTGGATTTGTTTATCTTGTTAGGTTACATTTCTGCGAGTTTCAACCAGAGATTATTGCTATGCACGACCgagtgtttcttattttcatagCAAATCAAACTGCTGAGACAAAAGCCAACGTGATGAATTGGGCAGGTAGTAATGGTGTTCCCGTATACAAAGACTACGCTGTGTCAATGTTTGGCAAAGAAAACCAGAAGAAAATGAACCTTTCTATCGCCCTAAAAGCAAACCCTGATGACGACGCAACTTATTTCAGTGATGCAATCTTGAACGGTCTCGAGGTCTTCAAAGTAAGCGACAGCAATGGCAACCTCGCCGGACCCAACCCCGACCCACTTCCGCTGACCCCTCCAACGACTGTTCCGCAGAGACAATCAACAAAGTCGAAGAAGAATAACACAGTAACCATAATCGCCGTCGTTAGTGGCGGAGTTGCCGGTTTTATTGTACTGTCAATACTTGGCTTCTTGATACTCCGGCGGGCCAAGAGAGCGAAGGACTCTAGCTCTAGCGATGGGACTACTCGGTGGGGTCCATTTTCTTTCACTACCACGACCAAGTCAACAAAAACACGCGCGTCAAGTCTACCATCTGATATGTGCCGTTACTTTACACTGGCGGAGATTAAAGCAGCCACTAAAGACTTCGATAATGCTTACATTATTGGTGTTGGTGGGTTCGGGGACGTGTACAAAGGCTACATTGATAATGGGACCACTGCGGTTGCTATCAAACGATTAAAACCCGGTTCACAACAAGGGGCCCACGAGTTTGAGACTGAGATCAGGATGCTTTCACAGCTTCGTCATCTTCATCTCGTTTCTCTGATTGGATTTTGTAACGAGGGAAAGGAAATGATTCTTGTGTATGATTACATGGCTCATGGGACCCTTCGTGATCATCTTTACAACACCAATAATCCACCTCTTTCGTGGAAACAACGGCTCCAGATTTGTATTGGTGCAGCGCGTGGGTTGAACTACCTTCATACAGGTGCGAAGCAAACTATCATTCATCGTGATGTGAAGACAACAAATATCTTGTTAGATGAGAACTGGATGGCCAATGTGTCTGATTTTGGGTTGTCTAAATTTGGTCCCACTGGTATATCTAAGGCCCATGTAAGCACAGTGGTGAAGGGTAGTTTTGGGTATTTGGATCCAGAATACTATCGACGCCAACAGCTAACTGAGAAGTCCGATGTGTACTCATTTGGTGTGGTGTTGTTTGAAGTGTTGTGTGCAAGGCCACCAATTGTACGCACGGTGGACAAGAAGCAAGTGAGCTTAGCTGAGTGGGCTCGACAATGTTGTCGCAATGGAAAGCTTGATCATATTGTTGATCAATTTTTGAAGGGTAAGATTGCACCAGAATGTTTGAAGAAATTTGGTGAGATTGCTGTGAGTTGTTTGCTTGACAATGGAACTGAACGACCATCGATGAATGATGTGGTATGGGGTCTTGAGTTCGCATTACAGTTGCAAGAATGTGCAGAAAAAGATAGCAGGCTTGATTTGGTTGATATTGAGATGGAGGATGATCAGAAAGCTTTCATGCCCAAGTCCACCATGATTGATAGTGATGAAATGTTTAGTAGCAGCATTGGGCAAGTGTCAAGTACAACTAGTGATAGTAGCGTGAACGTAATAAGTAGAGAATTTGGAGGTTTTGCTTTTAAAGAGTCAGATAGATTAATGTCCTCTGGGGCAGTGTTCTCTGAAATTGTGAATCCTAGAGGCCGATAA